The Salicibibacter halophilus DNA window TAGTCGTTTTCCAGTTCAACTTCACGCGTTCCCGTTCTATGTATGGTTTCACCTTCGAACGAGGGAGCCGGTAAATTGCCGCGATCACCACATCCAGCCGCAACGAGGAGACGAAACCGGTATCTTCCTGCCATTCCTCTTCCACACGCACGGCTTCCGAAAGAGGGATTGGATGTATGTTGAGCGAAGTGTTTCCAGCTTTCGTCAGATTCAATAGGATAAAGTCCGCGATTTCTTTGGCGCAGATAAATTGCAGCACATCTTTCGTCACCGTGATGTCTCCGAAAAGTTCCCGTTTCACTCCGAGCGAAGTGAGCGCGCCGAGGAGGTCACGATGGTGAATCTCCGCAAATTTGCGCGCATAATCAACACCGAACAATTCCAGCTGAAACCGGCCTTCTTCCGCATCTTCATAGAAGGGGTACAGAAGCGCACGTTGTCGTTCTGCACCCGGCACTCCTCCGAAAAAAGCGACATGGACCGTTTCATCCGCGCCAACAACCGCTGTCACGATTTCTCGTTCACGGGGGTCCAAAAAGCCGCTTAATTTTGCCTCATACATGGTGCCCACATGAGATTTCCAATCTTCCACTTGTTGGATAAACGGCAATTCTTCTTTTCGAAAATGTTGATAAATCTCCATTAACCGGCACCGAATATGGCAAGGACGCCAGTATGCGCAAGCCGCAAAGCAATCAACGCGACAATCGGGGAAAAGTCCATCATGCCGCCGAGCGGAGGAATAATTTTACGGAAAGGCTCCAAATACGGCTCTACAATCTTGCTTAGCATTTGACCGAAATTCGACTCCCGCAAGTTAGGAATCCAACTGGATAATACGTAAATGAAAACAGCAACGGTGTATAAATTAATGCCCATGCTTAACAGTTGGCCAATCATTTGCATCGGGTGTTCACCTGCCTTCTATCTTTATCTACCATTCTGCATTTTCCTGGTGAAGAAAATCGGAAATCGCGCCGCTGACATCCACATTCTCCGGGGTGCACAGGAACGTGCCCGTACCTATTTTCTGGATGTCTCCGCTGATCGCATAAACCGTTCCGCTCAGGAAATCTACGATTCGTTTTGCCTGATCATTCGGGATACGCTGCATGTTAATGACCACCGAACGCCGATTTTTCAAATGATCCGCCACATCTTGCGCTTCCTCATACGTGCGCGGTTCGATTAAAACCATCTTCGCAGACTGTTGCACACTTTGCAAACTGACCACATTCTTCCCATTCTTGGCCGTTGACTGCTTTTCTTCATCTGCCGGAACTTCCTCTTCTTCCTCATAATACTCTTCATCGAAATCAAAAAATCGTTTAAATCGTGTTTTAAAGCCCATGCTCACCCCTCCCTTTCCGTCTCATTGCCGACGAGGCTTGTCCCTAAACGAATAATCGTAGCCCCTTCTTCCACGGCCTGTTCAAAATCATTGGACATCCCCATGGACAAATGATGACAGGGGGCATGGTGCAATTTCAATCGTTGAATATAGTCGCGAAGCTCTCGCAAATGCCGGAAATATGGCCGAACGTCTTCCGGGTTTTCCGCGTGCGGCGCCATCGTCATTAATCCCTTCACTTGGATATGTTCATAAGATGCGAGGGACCGAACAAAATTTTCCAATCCCTCGGGCGCAATTCCCGCCTTTGTTTCCTCACCGGAAACATTCACCTGAACCATACAAGCGATCGGTGTTTCTCCTTGATAACGTTTATTGATTTCTTTTGCTAAAGACGTGCGGTCGAGGGAGTGAATGATGTCACACTCATGGACGACTTCTTTTACTTTCCGACTTTGCAGACGCCCGACAAAATGCCAATGCACAGGGGTTTGTATGGTTTGTTTTTTTTCCAGCAGACCATCGTTCCGGCTTTCACCGAAGTGTTTTATTCCAGCGGCCACCGCTTGTTCCACACGTTCGGCCGATACATACTTTGTAACAGCCATGACGCTGACGTCTTGTAAGTCCCGGCCTGCCCGTTCGCAAGCCGCAGACACCTTCGCCATGACCGATTCAACATTTTCCTTAATGTCCATTCTACCCTTCGTCACTCCTCGCGTTCAACAACCCTATATAAGCCATCATGCGACCCGTCTGTCCGGAGTCGCGCCGATGTGAAAAAAATAGTGCTTCGTTTTCATAGGTGCATGCGTTGCTTATCTCCATATGCGCACGCTTGATGCCTGCGTTTTCAAGTAGCAGTGCGTTTGCTTCTTTTAAATCCAAGCAAAAGCTGCAGGACCCGTTTTGCGTCCAAGGTTCTTTTCCTTGTGGCAGCACATGTTTTAAAGCGGAAATCACTTTGTCGTCCACTTCATAAGCTGCCTTCCCAATGGATGGTCCGATCGCCACATAAATGGCCTCGGCGGGGACCCCTTCCATTTCCTCCCATATCCTGACCATCTCGCCCCCGATATTGAGGGCGGTTCCTTTCCAACCGGCATGGGCAATCCCCACAATGCTTTCTTGGCGATTAAAAAAATACAGGGGCACGCAATCGGCGTATAAACTCATCAACCACAGATTGGCCGTTGTCGTATACAAGCCATCCACATCGGGAACTGCATCGTCAAGGGCGTAGACTCCACGGCCGCCGTCGGTTTCATCCACCTTTTGAATCGCGCCGCCGTGCACTTGCTCGGCAAGCACCGTGCGCGAAAGCGAAAGATTGAGGGTGTCGGCCAGCTGCTCACGATTAGCCTTGACACGGGCGGGGTCATCCCCGACATGAAGGCCGTAGTTTGCTTCGTGATACGGTTCACGGCTGATGCCGCCAAGCCGTGTGGTAAACCCGGCACGCGCCTGTTGCAAGGGCCGGTGCTCAAACAATGTTTTCGTTGCATGTAAGGCAAAAGGTTCTCTATTCATACATGGCCTGCCTCTGGTTATTTTGTTACTCTTTATTTTACCACATATTCCTTCATATTCGATAGTTATTATTGAAAACTGGACGTTTCTGTCCCATGTACGTAAACGAGGATGACATCGGTTCCGATTTTTGCGATTTGACTCCAAGGAATACTCATCTCATCATCGCGTCCGAACATCCCCAACAACCGTCCCGAACCGGTAATGATCAAAGATTCTATGTTCCCTGTCGACAAATTAATGTCCACGTCCCCCAGCGAACCCAATCTTTTTCCGGTTTGGACATTCACCACTTCTTTCGATTGCAGATCGGTGATTTTCAACATGGTAGGCGCCTCCCTCATTTCCTGATCGATCCACCTCTTTTATTTGTATGAGCGAAGACAACCGTTTATCTCTTTGCTTTCTGATTAACATGCTCAAAAGTCGCTACCTCCCAGATTTCCAGTCCGTTCCCTTGCATATAAAGAAAAAGTTGTACCCCTAAAGGGGATCGAAGCACTTTTAGAGGTACAATAAAGGCGAAATTGTACCCCTAAAGGTGAGCGACACGCTCCGAGAGGTTCTATCAGGGGAAAGTTATACCTCTGAGGGGGATCGACTCGTCTCGAGAGGAACGACAAAGGGAGGTTCAGCCTTTTTCAGGGCAAAACCCTTGTCCGATCTCTCCTCTTGCCTATGCTGTGCAGTTATAACCCCTCCGCGAAACAAAAAACTCCGGCGAGGCACGGCGCCCCGCCGGAGAGTATACTGGTTATTTTCTTTCCTCGTTATTTATTGGCTATGTTTATTCATTTGTTGGACAGCCGCTTTTTCCAGCCGGGAAACTTGGGCTTGGGAAATCCCGATCTCTTCGGCAACTTCCATTTGTGTTTTTCCTTGAAAAAAACGCATGTCGAGGATCTTTTTTTCACGGTCATTGAGTCGGATCATCGCTTCCTGCAAGGCAATATGTTCGACCCACGATTTGTCGCTTACTTTTTCATCGCTTACTTGGTCCATCACATAAATCGGATCCCCGCCGTCGTTGTAAATGGGCTCAAACAAGGAGACCGGATCTTGAATGGCATCCAGCGCAAAAACGATGTCTTCTTTCGGCGTGTCCAGCTCTTTCGCAATCTCCTGTACGGTCGGTTCCGTTCCCCGATTTTTTTCGGACATGAGACGATCGCGAACTTGCAACGCTTTATACGCCGTATCGCGGAGAGAACGGGAAACCCTGATCGGATTGTTATCGCGTAAGTAACGGCGAATTTCACCGATAATCATGGGCACCGCGTAAGTAGAAAACTTCACGTTATGGCTGAGATCAAAATTATCAATGCTTTTCATTAAGCCGATACAGCCGACTTGAAACAAATCATCAACAAACTCACCTCGATTGTTGAAACGTTGAATGACGCTAAGGACGAGACGCAAGTTTCCATTTACCAATGTTTCCCTTGCTGTTTCATCACCGGATTGCAGGCGTTCGAATAACGCTCGCATTTCATCATTTTTCAAAACGGGCAGCTTCGATGTGTCCACACCGCAGATCTCTACTTTGTTGCGTGTCATGTCTTCCCTCCCACGGTGGCTTACGGAGAACTACGATTCCTCCTGCTTACACGTTCAGTATGTCCGTGTGAGGAAAAAATATGCGTTGGTCTACGTCCGCCTAACCGATGGAAGGGTGTCTGTATGAAGCAAAACCCGCGTGCGTCCGCCTGTTTGTTTTACACCATTTTATTAAATTCTTTTTTCAACCTCCGAATAATGCGTTTTTCAAGCCTCGAAATATAGGACTGTGAGATCCCGAGCATGTCGGCCACATCTTTTTGGGTTTTTTCTTTTTGGCCGGCAAGCCCGAATCGAAGTTCCATGATTTGTTTTTCCCGGGGATTGAGTGTCGTTAATGCCCGCCGCAGCAAGGTTTTATCGACTTTATCCTCGATGCCTCGCGTGATGATATCTTCATCTGTCCCCATTACATCCGAGAGCAACAGTTCATTGCCGTCCCAATCGACATTCAGCGGTTCATCAAAAGATATTTCATAGCGGGTTTTATTGTTTCTCCGCAAATACATCAAAATCTCATTTTCGATACAGCGCGAGGCGTACGTGGCCAATTTGATCTTTTTTTCCGGGTTAAATGTATTGACCCCTTTAATGAGACCGATGGTTCCGATGCTGATCAAATCTTCGATATTAATTCCGGTGTTCTCAAATTTACGGGCAATGTAGACGACGAGCCGGAGATTGCGCTCAATCAAAATGCCGCGCACTTCTTCGTCGCCATCCGGCAGCTTGGCAAGCAGTTCCGCTTCCTCTTCTTTTGAGAGCGGCGGCGGCAAGGCCTCACTCCCACCGATATAATAAATGCTATCCGACTTGATG harbors:
- a CDS encoding YlmH family RNA-binding protein; the protein is MEIYQHFRKEELPFIQQVEDWKSHVGTMYEAKLSGFLDPREREIVTAVVGADETVHVAFFGGVPGAERQRALLYPFYEDAEEGRFQLELFGVDYARKFAEIHHRDLLGALTSLGVKRELFGDITVTKDVLQFICAKEIADFILLNLTKAGNTSLNIHPIPLSEAVRVEEEWQEDTGFVSSLRLDVVIAAIYRLPRSKVKPYIERERVKLNWKTTTQPATFVEEGDVISVRGKGRSTLIALEERSRKGRVRIIFGRKKD
- a CDS encoding YggT family protein — protein: MQMIGQLLSMGINLYTVAVFIYVLSSWIPNLRESNFGQMLSKIVEPYLEPFRKIIPPLGGMMDFSPIVALIALRLAHTGVLAIFGAG
- a CDS encoding cell division protein SepF produces the protein MGFKTRFKRFFDFDEEYYEEEEEVPADEEKQSTAKNGKNVVSLQSVQQSAKMVLIEPRTYEEAQDVADHLKNRRSVVINMQRIPNDQAKRIVDFLSGTVYAISGDIQKIGTGTFLCTPENVDVSGAISDFLHQENAEW
- a CDS encoding YggS family pyridoxal phosphate-dependent enzyme yields the protein MDIKENVESVMAKVSAACERAGRDLQDVSVMAVTKYVSAERVEQAVAAGIKHFGESRNDGLLEKKQTIQTPVHWHFVGRLQSRKVKEVVHECDIIHSLDRTSLAKEINKRYQGETPIACMVQVNVSGEETKAGIAPEGLENFVRSLASYEHIQVKGLMTMAPHAENPEDVRPYFRHLRELRDYIQRLKLHHAPCHHLSMGMSNDFEQAVEEGATIIRLGTSLVGNETEREG
- the pgeF gene encoding peptidoglycan editing factor PgeF, whose product is MNREPFALHATKTLFEHRPLQQARAGFTTRLGGISREPYHEANYGLHVGDDPARVKANREQLADTLNLSLSRTVLAEQVHGGAIQKVDETDGGRGVYALDDAVPDVDGLYTTTANLWLMSLYADCVPLYFFNRQESIVGIAHAGWKGTALNIGGEMVRIWEEMEGVPAEAIYVAIGPSIGKAAYEVDDKVISALKHVLPQGKEPWTQNGSCSFCLDLKEANALLLENAGIKRAHMEISNACTYENEALFFSHRRDSGQTGRMMAYIGLLNARSDEG
- a CDS encoding YlmC/YmxH family sporulation protein; the protein is MLKITDLQSKEVVNVQTGKRLGSLGDVDINLSTGNIESLIITGSGRLLGMFGRDDEMSIPWSQIAKIGTDVILVYVHGTETSSFQ
- the sigG gene encoding RNA polymerase sporulation sigma factor SigG; its protein translation is MTRNKVEICGVDTSKLPVLKNDEMRALFERLQSGDETARETLVNGNLRLVLSVIQRFNNRGEFVDDLFQVGCIGLMKSIDNFDLSHNVKFSTYAVPMIIGEIRRYLRDNNPIRVSRSLRDTAYKALQVRDRLMSEKNRGTEPTVQEIAKELDTPKEDIVFALDAIQDPVSLFEPIYNDGGDPIYVMDQVSDEKVSDKSWVEHIALQEAMIRLNDREKKILDMRFFQGKTQMEVAEEIGISQAQVSRLEKAAVQQMNKHSQ
- the sigE gene encoding RNA polymerase sporulation sigma factor SigE encodes the protein MKFHFLKRWYKILAFFGIKSDSIYYIGGSEALPPPLSKEEEAELLAKLPDGDEEVRGILIERNLRLVVYIARKFENTGINIEDLISIGTIGLIKGVNTFNPEKKIKLATYASRCIENEILMYLRRNNKTRYEISFDEPLNVDWDGNELLLSDVMGTDEDIITRGIEDKVDKTLLRRALTTLNPREKQIMELRFGLAGQKEKTQKDVADMLGISQSYISRLEKRIIRRLKKEFNKMV